A stretch of the Tannerella serpentiformis genome encodes the following:
- a CDS encoding glycosyltransferase family 2 protein — translation MKVSVILLNWNGRKLLEKFLPSVVAHTPPDVAEVVVADNGSTDDSVAMLRERFPSVRLILLDRNYGFAEGYNRAIEQTTAEYTVLLNTDVEVTPGWLTAPLEELDADASVAAVQPKLLSRRDRSFFEYAGAAGGWIDRYGYPFCRGRVLSVVEEDRGQYDTPADILWASGACLFIRTDLYRRVGGLDARFFAHQEEIDLCWRLRSRGYRLRCTPQSVVFHVGGGTLHTESPYKTFLNFRNNLLMIYKNLPDRELPRVMRLRRVLDYFAALHFLLTGHAKNALAVVRARREFRRLRPAYTPVRIENLRLSTLDPIPEQMNRSLLAAFYFKGQKQFDQLMPEAHG, via the coding sequence ATGAAAGTATCTGTCATCCTTTTGAATTGGAACGGGCGAAAGTTGCTCGAGAAGTTTCTGCCGTCGGTCGTGGCGCATACGCCGCCAGACGTGGCCGAGGTGGTCGTAGCCGACAACGGTTCGACGGACGACTCTGTGGCCATGCTCCGCGAGCGCTTCCCCAGTGTCCGCCTCATCCTGCTCGACCGCAACTATGGCTTTGCCGAGGGTTACAACCGGGCCATCGAGCAGACCACGGCGGAGTACACGGTGCTGCTCAACACCGATGTGGAGGTGACGCCTGGCTGGCTCACGGCACCGCTCGAGGAGCTGGACGCCGACGCCTCGGTAGCGGCCGTGCAACCCAAGCTACTCTCCCGCCGCGACCGCTCGTTCTTCGAGTATGCCGGGGCGGCCGGTGGGTGGATCGATCGCTACGGATATCCCTTCTGTCGTGGGCGTGTGCTCAGCGTCGTGGAGGAGGATCGCGGGCAGTACGACACGCCGGCCGACATCCTTTGGGCCTCGGGCGCCTGCCTCTTCATCCGCACCGACCTCTACCGCCGTGTGGGCGGGCTAGACGCGCGCTTCTTCGCTCACCAAGAGGAGATCGACCTCTGTTGGCGACTCCGCTCGCGGGGCTATCGGCTGCGCTGCACGCCCCAGTCGGTCGTCTTCCACGTCGGCGGCGGCACACTCCACACGGAGAGCCCCTACAAGACGTTCCTCAACTTCCGCAACAACCTGCTGATGATCTACAAGAACCTGCCCGACCGTGAGCTGCCCCGCGTGATGCGTCTGCGGCGCGTGCTGGACTATTTCGCGGCGCTTCACTTCCTCCTGACGGGTCACGCGAAGAACGCCCTGGCCGTCGTCCGTGCCCGCCGCGAGTTCCGCCGCCTGCGCCCGGCGTACACCCCCGTCCGCATCGAGAACCTCCGCCTCTCCACCCTCGATCCCATCCCGGAACAGATGAATAGGTCGCTGCTTGCGGCGTTTTATTTCAAGGGACAAAAGCAGTTTGATCAATTGATGCCGGAAGCTCATGGATGA
- a CDS encoding dihydrofolate reductase — translation MITLIAALDEHNAIGLGNTLPWHLPADMKHFRSLTVGHTVLMGRRTFDSLPKGALPDRRNVVLTAQPDLRCPGCLMVHSMDEALEVCRTADEAFIIGGRKVYRQFLPVADRLCLTRVHHVFPEADVFFPDVDWSVWREAERTDHAPDERNPYALTFATYLRR, via the coding sequence ATGATCACTCTCATTGCCGCTCTTGACGAGCACAACGCCATCGGACTGGGCAACACCCTGCCGTGGCATTTGCCGGCCGATATGAAGCATTTCCGAAGCCTCACCGTGGGCCATACCGTCCTCATGGGCCGTCGCACGTTCGACTCCCTGCCCAAGGGTGCCCTGCCCGACCGCCGCAACGTTGTCCTCACCGCTCAGCCCGACCTTCGATGCCCCGGCTGCCTCATGGTGCACAGCATGGACGAGGCGCTTGAGGTTTGCCGCACCGCGGACGAGGCCTTCATCATCGGCGGCCGCAAGGTCTACCGCCAGTTCCTCCCCGTGGCCGATCGCCTCTGCCTCACACGCGTGCATCACGTCTTCCCCGAGGCCGACGTCTTCTTCCCCGACGTCGATTGGAGTGTCTGGCGCGAGGCGGAGCGCACCGACCACGCCCCCGACGAGCGTAACCCCTACGCGCTCACTTTCGCCACATATCTCCGGCGGTAA
- the ychF gene encoding redox-regulated ATPase YchF yields the protein MALQCGIVGLPNVGKSTLFNCLSNAKAQAANFPFCTIEPNVGVITVPDERLTRLAELVYPARIVPTTVEIVDIAGLVKGASRGEGLGNKFLANIRETDAILHVLRCFDDANVVHVDGSVDPVRDKEIIDAELQIRDLETIESRIAKVQKQAQTGGDKQAALAYGVLARYKEALEQGRNARSVTFDTKDEQRVARDLFLLTNKPVLYVCNVDEASAASGNAYVEQVREAIKDEGAELLVVAAKIESEIAELDTYEERQMFLAEAGLEESGVNRLIKTAYRLLDLETFLTAGPDEVRAWTYRRGSKAPQCAGVIHTDFEKGFIRAEVIKYDDFIQYGSESAVKEAGRMHVEGKEYVVQDGDIMHYRFNV from the coding sequence ATGGCATTACAGTGTGGAATCGTAGGGCTTCCCAACGTGGGGAAGTCGACCTTGTTTAATTGCTTGTCGAACGCGAAGGCGCAGGCGGCGAACTTTCCTTTTTGTACCATCGAACCCAACGTGGGCGTCATCACCGTGCCCGACGAGCGGCTCACACGGCTGGCCGAGCTGGTCTACCCCGCGCGCATCGTGCCCACGACGGTCGAGATTGTCGACATCGCGGGCCTCGTGAAGGGCGCCAGCCGGGGCGAAGGCTTGGGGAATAAGTTCCTGGCCAATATCCGCGAGACGGACGCCATCCTGCACGTGTTGCGCTGTTTCGACGACGCGAACGTGGTGCACGTGGACGGCAGTGTTGACCCCGTGCGCGACAAGGAGATCATCGACGCCGAGCTGCAGATCCGTGACCTGGAGACGATCGAGAGCCGTATCGCCAAGGTGCAGAAGCAGGCACAGACGGGTGGCGACAAGCAGGCAGCGTTGGCCTACGGCGTGCTGGCACGCTACAAGGAGGCGCTCGAACAGGGTCGGAACGCCCGCTCGGTGACGTTCGATACGAAGGACGAGCAACGCGTGGCTCGCGATCTCTTCCTGCTGACCAACAAACCCGTGCTCTACGTCTGCAATGTGGATGAGGCCAGCGCCGCATCGGGTAACGCCTATGTGGAGCAGGTGCGCGAGGCCATCAAGGACGAAGGCGCGGAGCTGCTCGTCGTGGCGGCTAAGATCGAGAGTGAGATCGCGGAGCTGGACACCTACGAGGAGCGGCAGATGTTCCTCGCCGAGGCCGGCCTCGAGGAGTCGGGTGTGAACCGGCTGATCAAGACCGCTTATCGCCTGCTGGACCTCGAGACCTTCCTCACCGCCGGGCCGGACGAGGTGCGCGCTTGGACCTATCGCCGTGGCAGCAAGGCACCCCAATGCGCGGGCGTGATCCATACTGACTTTGAGAAGGGATTCATCCGTGCGGAGGTGATCAAGTACGACGACTTTATTCAGTACGGCTCTGAGTCGGCCGTCAAGGAGGCCGGCCGTATGCACGTCGAGGGCAAAGAGTATGTCGTGCAAGACGGAGACATCATGCATTATCGATTCAATGTGTAA
- a CDS encoding S41 family peptidase: MKKRHLCTVICAALVAAAHGKADEARLLRFPTTNGNEIVFSYAGDLYKVPATGGEARRLTAHPGYEMFPRFSPDGRTIAFTGQYDGNTEVYTIPADGGEPVRLTYTSTNARDNLGDRMGPNNIVMAWTTDGARIVYRNRISDGFSGRLLTVSRDGGLSEAIPLPEGGFCSYAPDGRRLAYNRVMREFRTWKYYKGGMADDVWIYDPDKKTVENVTHNDAQDIFPMWVGDEIYFLSDRDRTMNIFVYNTTTKETKKVTDFKDYDVKFPSTNGRLIVFENGGYIYRLDPATKRAEKVQITLASDNVYARSAIKDGGQYLRGAGLSPDGKRIVATARGEIFNLPVEKGVTKNLTRSPGAHDRSGAWSPDGKYIAYISDATGETELWMQPAEGGDPIQLTKNNDTYIRNFSWSPDSRWIVYTDRKNRIRLVDVATKAVTEVMQDPRKEPSDVSFSPDSRWLAYTRMADNQYDIIYVYRIADKQEYAVTDRWYDSGEPVFSSDGRYLIFSSTRDFQPIYGSKEWNHVYGYTNGVYLALLSKDTPSPFLQKDDGAKADRKVEIKVEEGGKKKDAAAEKKSDAVTVKVDGDGLTRRIVKLPLTADGYYGNFYSDGKRVYYARKGNTYVFDLEKQKEETVAEGAQMWVEPGGKKAGFFKGRQVYVTDIPTGKADLKDAVNTADMKITTDYPKEWAQIFDESWRAFRDGFYLENMHGVDWKAIKAKYAALLPYVKNRQDLTYIIGEMIGELGCGHAYVTTGEIDAPKRVKMGLLGAKISRDKSGFFRIEEILPGETWDPTLRSPLADPGIIAKVGQYIVAVDGVAANTVGDLYALLVGKANVPTELSLNDRPQMAGARRVVIRPLENEYPLYHYQWVQNNIAKVDKASGGKIGYIYIPDMGPEGLNEFTRYFYPQLDKEGLIIDDRANGGGNVSPMILERLSREPYRMTMRRGSIHNGTVPDAVQVGPKVCLINKYSASDGDLFPWGFRALKLGKLIGTRSWGGIVGISSSLPFIDGQDLRVPFFTSYDMQGNWIIENHGVDPDIRVDNDPIKEWNGEDEQLNRAIEEVMNQLKDRKPLPKTPAPRVWNK; this comes from the coding sequence ATGAAAAAGAGACACCTATGTACTGTGATTTGCGCGGCGCTCGTGGCGGCTGCGCATGGAAAGGCCGACGAGGCGCGCCTCTTGCGCTTCCCGACCACGAATGGCAATGAGATCGTCTTCTCGTATGCCGGTGATTTATACAAAGTGCCCGCTACGGGCGGCGAGGCCCGACGCCTGACGGCGCACCCGGGCTATGAGATGTTTCCGCGCTTTTCGCCCGACGGCCGCACGATCGCCTTCACCGGCCAGTATGACGGCAACACGGAGGTCTACACCATCCCCGCCGACGGCGGCGAGCCGGTGCGCCTGACCTACACCTCGACTAACGCCCGCGACAACCTCGGCGACCGCATGGGGCCGAACAACATCGTCATGGCCTGGACCACGGACGGCGCGCGCATCGTCTATCGCAACCGCATCAGCGACGGCTTCAGCGGCCGACTCCTTACCGTCAGTCGTGACGGCGGACTCTCCGAGGCGATCCCCCTGCCCGAGGGCGGCTTTTGCAGCTACGCACCCGACGGCCGACGCTTGGCTTACAACCGCGTGATGCGTGAGTTCCGCACGTGGAAGTATTACAAAGGCGGCATGGCAGACGACGTCTGGATCTATGATCCGGACAAGAAAACCGTGGAGAACGTGACCCACAACGACGCCCAAGACATCTTCCCCATGTGGGTCGGCGACGAGATCTATTTCCTCTCCGACCGCGACCGCACGATGAACATCTTCGTCTACAACACGACGACGAAGGAGACGAAGAAGGTGACCGACTTCAAGGACTACGACGTCAAGTTCCCCTCCACCAACGGACGGCTGATCGTCTTCGAGAATGGCGGCTACATCTACCGCCTCGACCCGGCCACGAAGCGGGCTGAGAAGGTGCAGATCACGCTGGCGTCGGACAATGTATACGCCCGCAGCGCCATCAAGGACGGCGGCCAATACCTGCGCGGTGCCGGACTCTCGCCGGACGGCAAACGGATCGTGGCCACGGCCCGCGGCGAAATCTTCAACCTGCCCGTAGAGAAGGGCGTGACGAAAAACCTCACCCGTTCGCCCGGCGCACACGACCGCAGCGGCGCCTGGTCGCCCGACGGCAAATACATCGCTTACATCTCCGACGCCACGGGCGAGACGGAGCTGTGGATGCAGCCCGCCGAGGGTGGCGACCCGATTCAGCTGACGAAAAACAACGACACGTATATCCGCAACTTCTCTTGGAGTCCTGACAGCCGTTGGATCGTCTACACCGACCGCAAGAACCGCATCCGCCTCGTCGACGTGGCCACGAAGGCCGTGACCGAGGTGATGCAAGATCCGCGCAAGGAGCCGTCCGACGTCTCCTTCTCGCCCGACAGCCGTTGGCTGGCCTACACCCGCATGGCTGACAACCAGTACGACATCATCTACGTCTATCGCATTGCCGACAAACAGGAGTACGCCGTCACCGATCGCTGGTACGACTCGGGCGAACCGGTCTTTAGCTCCGACGGCCGCTACCTCATCTTCAGCTCCACGCGCGATTTCCAGCCGATCTATGGATCGAAGGAGTGGAACCACGTCTACGGCTACACAAATGGTGTCTATCTGGCGCTCCTGTCGAAGGACACGCCCTCGCCTTTCCTGCAAAAGGATGACGGCGCAAAGGCTGATCGTAAGGTAGAGATCAAGGTGGAAGAGGGCGGCAAGAAGAAAGATGCAGCCGCCGAAAAGAAGTCGGATGCCGTGACCGTAAAGGTGGACGGCGACGGACTGACGCGACGCATCGTGAAACTACCGCTCACCGCTGATGGCTACTACGGCAACTTCTACTCCGACGGCAAGAGGGTCTACTACGCTCGCAAAGGCAATACGTACGTCTTCGACCTAGAGAAACAGAAGGAGGAGACCGTGGCCGAGGGCGCCCAGATGTGGGTGGAGCCAGGCGGCAAGAAGGCCGGCTTCTTCAAGGGGCGTCAGGTGTACGTCACGGACATCCCCACGGGCAAGGCCGACCTGAAGGACGCCGTCAACACGGCGGACATGAAGATCACGACGGACTATCCGAAGGAATGGGCGCAGATCTTCGATGAGTCGTGGCGTGCCTTCCGCGACGGCTTCTATCTCGAGAACATGCACGGCGTGGACTGGAAGGCGATCAAGGCTAAGTATGCCGCCCTGCTGCCCTACGTGAAGAACCGTCAGGACTTGACGTATATCATCGGTGAGATGATCGGCGAGCTGGGTTGCGGTCATGCCTACGTGACGACGGGCGAGATTGACGCCCCGAAGCGCGTGAAGATGGGACTGCTCGGCGCCAAGATCTCGCGCGACAAGAGTGGCTTCTTCCGTATCGAGGAGATCCTGCCGGGCGAGACGTGGGATCCGACGCTCCGCTCGCCGCTTGCTGATCCGGGTATCATCGCCAAAGTGGGCCAGTATATCGTAGCCGTCGACGGTGTCGCGGCCAACACAGTCGGCGACCTTTATGCGTTGCTCGTGGGTAAGGCCAATGTGCCGACGGAGCTTTCGCTCAACGATCGCCCGCAGATGGCCGGTGCACGCCGCGTGGTGATCCGTCCGTTAGAGAACGAGTATCCGCTCTACCATTATCAATGGGTGCAGAACAATATCGCCAAGGTGGACAAGGCTTCGGGCGGTAAGATCGGCTACATCTATATCCCCGACATGGGTCCGGAGGGGCTGAACGAGTTCACGCGCTACTTCTATCCGCAGCTCGACAAAGAGGGGCTCATCATCGACGACCGTGCCAACGGTGGCGGCAACGTCTCGCCGATGATCCTCGAGCGCCTCTCCCGCGAACCGTATCGGATGACGATGCGCCGCGGATCTATCCACAACGGCACCGTGCCCGACGCCGTGCAGGTGGGCCCGAAGGTGTGCCTCATCAATAAGTATTCGGCTTCCGATGGCGACCTCTTCCCGTGGGGCTTCCGCGCCCTGAAGCTGGGCAAGCTGATCGGTACACGCTCGTGGGGTGGCATTGTCGGCATCAGCAGCTCGTTGCCATTCATCGACGGACAAGACCTGCGTGTGCCCTTCTTTACGAGCTACGATATGCAGGGTAATTGGATCATCGAGAACCACGGCGTAGACCCGGATATCCGTGTAGACAACGACCCGATCAAGGAGTGGAACGGCGAAGACGAACAGCTGAACCGCGCCATTGAGGAGGTGATGAACCAGCTCAAGGACCGCAAGCCGCTCCCCAAGACGCCTGCGCCGCGGGTATGGAACAAGTGA